The following nucleotide sequence is from Acinetobacter equi.
GCTACTTGTCGCTATATTAGGTGCCGTATCATTTGGAATACTAGCGATTAGCCGAGGAGAGCATGTAAATGCCGTTTGGTTAATTTTAGCTGCAGCTTGTGTTTATAGTATTGCTTATCGGTTCTATAGTTTATTTATTGCCAATAAAGTTTTTGAATTAAATGAACGTCGTTTAACACCAGCCCATCGTATGAATGATGGTTTAGATTATGTTCCAACAAATAAAAGTGTTTTATTTGGGCACCACTTTGCCGCTATTGCAGGTGCTGGTCCCTTGGTTGGTCCAATTTTAGCTGCACAAATGGGTTATTTGCCTGGAACAATCTGGCTGTTGGTTGGTGTTGTTTTAGCAGGTGCAGTTCAAGACTTTTTAGTTCTTTTTATTTCGACTCGTCGAGATGGTCGTTCATTAGGTGAAATGGCAAAACAAGAGCTAGGTTCTTTTGCTGGAATTATCGTTATGCTTGGTGCACTAGGCGTGATGATTATCATTTTAGCGGTACTTGCACTTGTGGTTGTAAAGGCATTAACAAATAGCCCGTGGGGTGTATTTAGTATTGCAGCAACAGTACCAATTGCAATTTTTATGGGCATTTATATGCGATATATTCGCCCAGGTCGAATTGCAGAAGTTTCTATCATTGGTTTCGTTCTGATGATGGCAGGTATTATTTACGGTGGAGATGTAGCACAACATCCTTACTGGGGACCATTCTTTACATTATCAGGTACAGAGTTAACTTGGTGGTTAATTGGATATGGTTTCGTTGCATCAGTATTACCCGTTTGGTTGTTATTGGCTCCGCGTGATTACTTATCTACATTCTTAAAAATTGGTGTCATTGCGGGTCTTGCAATTGGTATTTTATTTGCAATGCCAGAAATGAAAATGCCAGCCATTACTCAATTTGTGGATGGTACAGGTCCTGTTTTTGCTGGTTCATTATTCCCATTCTTATTTATTACAATTGCCTGTGGTGCTATTTCAGGTTTCCACGCCTTGGTTTCTTCTGGAACAACGCCAAAACTTGTGAATAACGAAAAAGATATTCGCATGATTGGTTATGGCGGTATGTTAATGGAATCTTTTGTTGCAATTATGGCTTTAGTCTGTGCAACAATTTTAGATCCAGGTGTATATTTTGCGATTAACTCCCCAGCAGCATTATTAGGTACAACCGTTGAGTCTGCAGCAGAAGCGGTAAGAAATTTAGGTTTTGTAGTAACACCTGAAGCATTAACTTTACTTGCCCAAGAGGTTGGTGAAAACTCAATTTTATCTCGTACTGGTGGTGCACCGACCTTTGCAATTGGTATGGCGCATATCATTACTGAGATATTTAACAGCCGTGAAATGATGGCATTTTGGTACCACTTTGCCATTTTATTTGAAGCATTATTTATTTTAACAGCTGTAGATGCTGGTACTCGTGCATGCCGTTTTATGGTGCAAGATACTGTTGGTATTGTGATTCCTGCTGTAAAAAATTCACATAACCTTTTTGGTAATATGTTGGGTACAGCTGTAGCAGTTGCTGGATGGGGCTTCTTTGTTTATCAAGGTGTGGTTGATCCATTAGGCGGTATTAATAGCTTATGGCCACTCTTTGGTATTGGTAACCAAATTCTTGCAGCAATGGCATTGATTTTGGGTACAGTAATTCTATTCAAAATGAAAAAGCAGAAATATGTTTGGGTTACTATTATTCCGACAGTATTCTTATTTATTACTTCAATGACAGCGGGTTGGCAGAAAATTTTCCACGAAAATCCAAAAATTGGTTTCTTAGCACAAGCAGATCGTTTCTCTGATGCTATTGCTCGTGGTGAAATTTTGAAACCAGCAACTTCAATGGCCGAAATGCAAAATATTGTATTATCAAATCAAATTAATGCAGCATTATGTGCATTCTTTATGATTGTAGCTGTAGTTATGCTAATTGCTGCAATTGGAGTTATTCGCCGTGCACTTGCAAATCCTGAACCATCAGTAAATGAAGCAGAAGCTATTTATGTTGATCCTGCTGAATTAGAGCCACCAAAAGCAGCTCATTAAAAGGGGATATGAAATGAACCTTAAGTTTGCAAAAAATGGAAAGGCTGTAATTTATAAAATCATTAAGATGACCATTATGTCGCAAAAAGACCTAATTCTAAATCCAAAGAATTGGTCTAGAATTGCAACATTGTGGCAACGACTACAGCAAAGTTTTCGTTTAATGGTTGGTGTTCCTGATTATCAAAATTATTTGGAACATATGAAAAAACATCATCCTGACTTAGAAGCAATGGATGCAAAAACATTCTATCGTTATTGCGTGGATAGTCGTTATCCAAGTGCAGGCAGTAGTATGAAAAAATGTCCATGCTAAGTGTGAAAATATAAGTTTTTAATTCAAAAAGCCAGATGAAATATCTGGCTTTTTTATTCAATGATCTTGAATTAATTTAAAAAGAATATGCAATCCCAGCTTTAGCAACGGGATGCCATTTAAAAAAGAAATTATCATTTAATTCATAATGTGTGAATTTTGGATCTGCTTTTACTTCATTGTTATTAATATGAGTTAAGCGAACAGTAGGTGAGCCTGTATAATATATGCCAATTTCAAAGAAGCCACTCCAATTCAAATTAAATTTTGGTGACAGTCCTACACCTAAATAAGGTGCAATGGGGTTTCCATAATCCAATAATCCTTTTGCATCAATCTCAAAGTTTTTAGGAATAAATTTATTTAATTGACTAGGGCGTGCTTCTCCAACTTTAAAATTTTGATGAATATCATAATTATCACCAATGTACCCAATTCCTATAGTGGTATGAAAAGCCTGTAACCAGTTATTGGGACTATATGTCCATGGTCGAAAAGTTGTGTTGATATATGTTCTATTATTATTCATTTCAATGTTATAGCGAATTCCATTAATTTTTATATTATTTTTCCAGTTTACCTGACCACCATTATAACCTAGAGCAAGACTTATATAAGGATTAACATTATAGATAATGGCTCCACCATAACCAGATAAACCACCTTCAGTTCGAATAGAAAAATCTGTTGTAGCATAAGCTAATGTCGATGAAACAGTTAGTAAGTTTGTTACGCAAATGAGTAGGATGCTTTTCATTATTGAGCCTTATCAATGTTTATATGTTATAAAGTTTGAGTTTTAAATTTTTATTATTAATTTTGATAATTTAAGACACTAATATATTAGTAACATTAATAATTGTTAAGATTGTAAGATATTGTTTTTAAAATTATTTTTAAATGTAAAAGATTAAGGGTACTCGCATGATATTTAAATATAAATTACATAAAAAATCACATAAATATAACAGATATTAAATTTTGTTCTAAAAAGTAAAAAAGAAAATAATAGAGTCTTTCATAAGTTACTTTTTAATCTAATAAGAATCATAGAACTTGAATCAAAAGACAAGAAGTATAAGACTTAGAGCCCTTTACTGATTAATAAGAATACAATTATGAAAGAGGGGCAGTATATTATTTACTTTATGGAGTGAATTTCTTTAAATGTGTTTAAAATAAGATCAATGACAAGGATGCTAAAAAATCTAGGAAAAAGCACTTGTTTTACATCTTAAAATTGAATATGATTCTGCACACTTTAGGTGTATAGCTCAGTTGGTTAGAGCGCTACGTTGACATCGTAGAGGTCTCCAGTTCGAATCTGGATATACCTACCAAGATTCAAAGCCAGAAATGGTAAGGGTTTTAAGCGAAATCAGTAGCTTAAAGCCCTTTTTTTATGTCTATAATAATATATGTTAATATCTGCCTATTCGGCTTAAAGGGCGAATTAAGCCGATTCTGCCGAATAATTTACGTCAAATTTACGTCAAGAATTTTGAGTTTTACGTCATGAAAATACCAAAACCTAGAAAGCGTGGTGAAGCTTATTACATCGAGATCATGATTGATGGAAAACGCTCATCTGCAACTCGTGACACAGCCAAAGAATGTGAACAATGGGCAGCACAAAAAATACTTGAAGCTAAAGCAAATAAATTGGCAGAAGACCAAGGTGTAAAACAGCATTACCCATTTAAAACACTTTTTTATAAATACTACGATGAAGTGGGTAAAAAGCTTCGCGGTTCAATTTATGTAAAAGAACAATTAAAACCATTTGAAGAAAAGTTTGGTGCACTGGCAGAAATGTCGATTCATGAAATTACACCAAAGCATTTAACTGCCTGGAGAAACAAACGAGCAAAAGAAGTGGGAGCGAATACCTTACTTCGTGAAATGGCTTTATATAGTTCTGTTTTTAGTTATGCAGTAAAGGAGCTATTTTTGCTTGATGTGAATCCGTGGACCAATGTCAAAAAACCAGTAAAGCCTAAAGCTCGTCATCGTCGTATTCGAGATAATGAAATACAGTTAATTCTTGAATCATTAAATTACAGTGAAGGGCAGACACCAACTGAACCAGATCATTATGTTGCATGGGCATTTTTATTTGCACTTGAAACAGCAATGCGTCGTGGTGAAATTCTTGGTATTCAAATGACAGATATTTTTGATCGTCATGTACATTTACCAAAAACAAAAAATGGTGATGCTCGTAATGTGCCATTAACTAAAAAGGCATTAGCTCTTTTAGATCTGATTGAACATGATGGACCTAAACTTATTCCACAGTCAGAAAATGCATTTAGATTAATGTGGGAAAGAAGAAAGGCGAAAGTAGGATTAGAAGATATTCATTTTCATGATGCACGACATGAAGCGATTACAAGATTTGTGAATAATCAAAAATTGCCTGTTGAGGTATTAGCGAAAGTGACAGGGCATAAGAACATTAAAGTGTTAGTGAATACTTATTACAATCCTGATGTGAATGATATTGCAGATATGTTGGATGCGTAAAATAAGGGGTATACATAAAATGTACCCCCTTTGATTTAATTCTTTCTTGGTCGTCTATTTTTTGATGTCTTCTGCCCTAAAATTAAATGAGCTTCATCAGGTTTGTATTTACATTTTCGCCCAACACCACGATTAATAGATACAAGTCTATCTCGAACAGTATCTTCACTAATTCCATACTTAACAGCTAATTCCTGTGGCGATACAAATTCAGGACTTACATCTTTAATGGCCACAACTTTTGCACCACCAGCAACTTCAGCACCAATAAAAAGTTGAGGTACATCACCAGTGACAGTAATTTGATACACTCCCATCAACAAACCTCCTTCAAACGTTCCACCTTTATAAATGTCATCCAATGTGTATTGGCACGTTTTCCACTAATGTGGCCAAACAAAGGTTTTTGATCTGTTAGCTTTAAAATTTCAGAAACCTTAATTTGAGTTTCATTCCATTTAAAAATCAAAACACCATCAGTGGCCAACACACGGAAACATTCTGAAAAGCCTTTTCTTAAATCTTCACGCCAATCATTTTCAAGCTTTCCATATTTCAGGGCCAACCAAGATTGCTTGCCTGCACGTACTAAGTGTGGCGGATCAAAAACGACTAATTTAAATTGGCCATCATCAAAAGGCATATTACGAAAGTCCATTTCAACATCTGGACTAACTTCTAATGAGCGACCATCACAAAGAATATGGTTTTCAGTTCTAATATCGCCAAAAACAACATTTTCATTTTGAGAGTTTAAAACCCAGGTTGATGCTGTAAAAGCGATTGCCGAAGAATACAAAGGCAAAATGGCTCACAACGACAAAATTACAGCTGAAGCAAAAGCCCAAGCTGATGATGCCTTAACAAAACTGAATGAAACTAAAAGCCAGTTGCAAGATTTGGCTCAAAAAATGTCACGTCGACAAAATGATGGTGATCCTGAAGTTAAATCAGGTGGTCGTGAATTTGTTGAAAGTGCTGAATATAAAGCTGCAGCTGAATCGGAATTTAAAGGTATTACTCGTCGTGAGCTTAAAAATACGATTGGTACCACTGAAGTGGCAGGGAATATTCAACCAACTAATCTTGGTTTGATTTTACCAAATCAACAGCGTTTAACAATTCGTGATCTGCTTGCTGGTGGGAAAATGTCTGGCAACTCTCTTGAATATGTTCAGGAAGCTGGCTTTACCAATAATGCAGCAGTGGTAGCTGAAAAAGGCAATAAACCTGAATCTGCAATCACTTTTGAAGACAAAGACGCAAAAGCTGTTGTAATTGCTCATTGGTTAAAGGTCACTACTCAGATGCTGAGTGACGCTCCTGCGCTTGAGTCATACATTAACAACCGTTTACGTCATGGACTTGATATTAAACTTGAAAATCAAATCCTTAAAGGTGATGGGACATCAGGGAATATCGCAGGTCTTCTAACACAAGCCACTGAATACGCTCCTCCTGCTGGTGTCACTGGTGCCAATATGTTTGATGTGTTGCGCTACGCGATGCTTCAAGTTGTTTTAGCGGATGATTATGCAAATGGTCATGTTCTTAACCCTATCGATTGGGCAATCATGGAGACCACTAAAGATGAAAATGGACGCTATTTGATTGGTGATCCTCAATCTAAAGCAGTTCCTACGCTTTGGGGCTTGCCAGTGGTCCAAACTCAAGCGATGGATGCTGGTAGTTTCTTGACAGGAGCATTTAATACTGCTGCTCAATACTTTGAGCGTTGGGGAGCGTCTGTGCAGCTAGGATTGACTGGTGATGATTTCACATCAAACAAACGTACAATCCTTGCTGAAACTCGTGGTGCATTAGCTGTGTATCGTCCTGAATCATTAATCTATGGTTCTTATGTTCCTAGTCCTTAATTGCTGATTGAAAGAGCAGGCATATGTCTGCTCTTTCGGAGTACTAATCATGAAATACATAGTGAAGCGTCCGCATTTTGGTGATAAAGACTTCAAAGTGGGTGATATTCGCGAAGCCAAACCTAATGAAGTTGCACACCTGGTAAAAAATGGAATTTTAAAAGAATTACCAGAAGAAGTAACAGAAACAAAGCAGATAAAACCCCGTTCAACAAAGGCGAAATCAGAATGATTGACCTCGATCGAGCTAAATTGCATTGTCGTGTAGATCATGATGATGAAGATGAAATATTTCGAGACTTAATTGCTGAAGCGGATGAAGTTATTGAAAATGATTTAGATCGTAAAATCATCATAAATGAAGCCGATCGAAGCAATGA
It contains:
- a CDS encoding carbon starvation CstA family protein gives rise to the protein MDSVQQKSSMASKIIWLLVAILGAVSFGILAISRGEHVNAVWLILAAACVYSIAYRFYSLFIANKVFELNERRLTPAHRMNDGLDYVPTNKSVLFGHHFAAIAGAGPLVGPILAAQMGYLPGTIWLLVGVVLAGAVQDFLVLFISTRRDGRSLGEMAKQELGSFAGIIVMLGALGVMIIILAVLALVVVKALTNSPWGVFSIAATVPIAIFMGIYMRYIRPGRIAEVSIIGFVLMMAGIIYGGDVAQHPYWGPFFTLSGTELTWWLIGYGFVASVLPVWLLLAPRDYLSTFLKIGVIAGLAIGILFAMPEMKMPAITQFVDGTGPVFAGSLFPFLFITIACGAISGFHALVSSGTTPKLVNNEKDIRMIGYGGMLMESFVAIMALVCATILDPGVYFAINSPAALLGTTVESAAEAVRNLGFVVTPEALTLLAQEVGENSILSRTGGAPTFAIGMAHIITEIFNSREMMAFWYHFAILFEALFILTAVDAGTRACRFMVQDTVGIVIPAVKNSHNLFGNMLGTAVAVAGWGFFVYQGVVDPLGGINSLWPLFGIGNQILAAMALILGTVILFKMKKQKYVWVTIIPTVFLFITSMTAGWQKIFHENPKIGFLAQADRFSDAIARGEILKPATSMAEMQNIVLSNQINAALCAFFMIVAVVMLIAAIGVIRRALANPEPSVNEAEAIYVDPAELEPPKAAH
- a CDS encoding YbdD/YjiX family protein; amino-acid sequence: MNLKFAKNGKAVIYKIIKMTIMSQKDLILNPKNWSRIATLWQRLQQSFRLMVGVPDYQNYLEHMKKHHPDLEAMDAKTFYRYCVDSRYPSAGSSMKKCPC
- a CDS encoding tyrosine-type recombinase/integrase; translation: MKIPKPRKRGEAYYIEIMIDGKRSSATRDTAKECEQWAAQKILEAKANKLAEDQGVKQHYPFKTLFYKYYDEVGKKLRGSIYVKEQLKPFEEKFGALAEMSIHEITPKHLTAWRNKRAKEVGANTLLREMALYSSVFSYAVKELFLLDVNPWTNVKKPVKPKARHRRIRDNEIQLILESLNYSEGQTPTEPDHYVAWAFLFALETAMRRGEILGIQMTDIFDRHVHLPKTKNGDARNVPLTKKALALLDLIEHDGPKLIPQSENAFRLMWERRKAKVGLEDIHFHDARHEAITRFVNNQKLPVEVLAKVTGHKNIKVLVNTYYNPDVNDIADMLDA
- a CDS encoding class I SAM-dependent methyltransferase; this encodes MPLYSSAIAFTASTWVLNSQNENVVFGDIRTENHILCDGRSLEVSPDVEMDFRNMPFDDGQFKLVVFDPPHLVRAGKQSWLALKYGKLENDWREDLRKGFSECFRVLATDGVLIFKWNETQIKVSEILKLTDQKPLFGHISGKRANTHWMTFIKVERLKEVC
- a CDS encoding phage major capsid protein, which gives rise to MAHNDKITAEAKAQADDALTKLNETKSQLQDLAQKMSRRQNDGDPEVKSGGREFVESAEYKAAAESEFKGITRRELKNTIGTTEVAGNIQPTNLGLILPNQQRLTIRDLLAGGKMSGNSLEYVQEAGFTNNAAVVAEKGNKPESAITFEDKDAKAVVIAHWLKVTTQMLSDAPALESYINNRLRHGLDIKLENQILKGDGTSGNIAGLLTQATEYAPPAGVTGANMFDVLRYAMLQVVLADDYANGHVLNPIDWAIMETTKDENGRYLIGDPQSKAVPTLWGLPVVQTQAMDAGSFLTGAFNTAAQYFERWGASVQLGLTGDDFTSNKRTILAETRGALAVYRPESLIYGSYVPSP
- a CDS encoding head-tail connector protein, producing the protein MIDLDRAKLHCRVDHDDEDEIFRDLIAEADEVIENDLDRKIIINEADRSNDCDLLDNKWLDSARLIYIQYRYSRSLEDKPQAYLSLLQKFRIMGV